Genomic DNA from Methylocystis sp. MJC1:
GCAAAACGCCCGCGCCTGCCGTCATCCATTGCACGTCGCCGGGCCCGATGAGGCCACCGGCGCCGGTCGAGTCGCGATGCGCAACTTCGCCCTCATAGACGATCGTGACTGTTTCGAAGCCCCGATGCGGATGCGGCCCAACGCCCCGACGAACATCGGATGGCGCGAAATATTCTGGTTCGGCGTAATCCAACAACAGAAATGGACTCACCTGCGCCTCATGCCGATGATGCGAGAAAAGCGTGCGCACAGGAAAGCCGTCGCCGACCCAATGCACGGCCTCGGGCGCGGCAAAGACGCCGATAATCTTGCGCATCACAAATCTCCTTGGCGCTTGGGCGGTAAATCCTTTTGACAATATGTTGGGACCAATCACGCCAATTCAAACGAAAAGGCTCGGCTCTCGGCGCCCGCTTGACGACGGCCGCTCGAGCGCCAACAAGCCATCGAGACGTTCTGCCGGAAGGGATTATCGAAAAATGGCCTGGTTCATTCTCTTGGTCGGAAGCCTTTGCGAAGTGGGCTGGCTCGTCGGCATGAAATACGCCGACGGCTTCACGCGCCTGTGGCCCACGGTGATCATGCTGTTTTTCATGATCGCGAGCGTTGGCTGTCTGGGCATCGCGATAAAGACGATACCCGCCGGAACAGCCTATGCCGTATGGACCGGCGGCAGCATCGCGGCCGTAGCGGTCGTCGGCGTATTTCTCCTGGGCGAGCCCGCCACCCCGATGCGCCTGGCGTCCTTCGCCTTGATAGTCATCGGCATGGTCGGGCTCAGATTGAGCGGCGTGAGCTAAAAATAGCTCTCCAGCGTCCCGCGCCGGCGCACGTCGAGCGTCGCGCAATGGTAGGCTCCACCGAAAGCCGCATAATGCAGGAAGGGAACGGGGATCGGCTCGAACCCCCATTTCTCGACCTGCCGCATCATATTGACGTGATGCGGATCGACGATCATGCGCTTCTCGTCGATCATCAGAACGTTCATGCTCAGCCATTTACCGCACAGGGACGTGATGGCGAGAATGCGGTCGTCGATCGGCGTCGGGTCGGGCGCGACGAGAATGTCCCATTTCTTGAGAATGTCGGGCAGCTCGTCCGGGTGAATATATTCCGGATTGATGAGGATCTTGCCGGGGCCGAGCGGCAAGATGGTCGTGTCGATATGCATCGGGTTGGGGCAGCGGCTCTTGATCTCGTGGATGCGATAGCCTTCGCCCAAATGCCGGCGCAGCCAGTCGACGCCCATTTTGTTCGTCACATTGGAGCGCGTGACGAAAATATCCCGGCCGCAGCGGAAGAAATCGGCGGCGTCGAAAA
This window encodes:
- a CDS encoding DMT family transporter, whose product is MAWFILLVGSLCEVGWLVGMKYADGFTRLWPTVIMLFFMIASVGCLGIAIKTIPAGTAYAVWTGGSIAAVAVVGVFLLGEPATPMRLASFALIVIGMVGLRLSGVS